The Temnothorax longispinosus isolate EJ_2023e unplaced genomic scaffold, Tlon_JGU_v1 HiC_scaffold_28, whole genome shotgun sequence genome has a segment encoding these proteins:
- the LOC139824147 gene encoding uncharacterized protein: MNIHGANYYVPIQDETFEKQHNDFSFDKPRYTPRILGRRFALTSTAYKFLDVGINAGPMSSVDILIGDNRGNRIILLHATWVTFIEKRADIQRIVQSSAPSSLTFRDLELVKIRDADIVKLTSCGTSLYMKPSTVLFLFELEHCVENVYFQLCQNVHGVSEKFKQFVTILRQNCITDKCNAVTILRDVYDKNSIIDCELLAYALDTIVYNALHDK; encoded by the exons ATGAACATTCACGGTGCGAACTACTACGTTCCGATTCAGGACGAAACGTTCGAGAAACAGCACAATGA tttcagttttgataAACCCCGCTACACGCCACGTATTTTGGGAAGGAGATTTGCCTTGACATCAACagcgtataaatttttggatgttgGAATCAACGCGGGACCTATGTCCTCTGTGGATATACTTATTGGCGATAACCGAGGCAATCGGATAATTCTGCTACATGCAACGTGGGTGACATTCATCGAAAAACGTGCAGATATACAGCGCATCGTGCAGTCATCGGCACCATCATCGCTAACGTTTCGAGATCTGGAGCTTGTTAAAATACGTGacgcagatattgtaaaattgacgtCGTGCGGCACCAGCTTGTACATGAAACCGTCAACTGTACTCTTCCTGTTCGAACTAGAACATTGTGTCgagaatgtgtattttcaactatgtcaaaatgttcacggcgtaagtgaaaaattcaaacaatttgtaacaattttacgtcaaaattgtatcactgataaatgtaacgcAGTTACAATCTTGCGTGacgtttatgataaaaattcgattattgattgcgaattattagcctacgctttggatactattgtgtataatgcgctacatgataaataa